A portion of the Lolium rigidum isolate FL_2022 chromosome 1, APGP_CSIRO_Lrig_0.1, whole genome shotgun sequence genome contains these proteins:
- the LOC124648576 gene encoding beta-1,2-xylosyltransferase XYXT1-like, giving the protein MVTESSSTTMPSAKGVARTLAQHHQAVVGFLFAFFVILVLYTTVSGQFGWTNTIVVLQSTPAEQNARASPPPRPSSPASAPNNSAKDIIVHKDDVNKTMGGEHTQDNVPGTDKNNKTDANFDNMQANRTEQSGGQPVNNTITNVSDKMKEEELIRQELDQDDDKDETNVKIGAPVPRKPICDLSDPRYDICEIIGDARATNRTVLYVPPPAERTADGQEWAIKDQSRKHLEYIKKVTVRSLSAEQSLAAPECTSRHAVPAVVFAMNGLTSNPWHDFSDVLVPLFITARAFDGEVQFLVTDLQPWFVDKYRLILANLSRYDVVDFDRDAGVRCYPRVVVGLRSHRDLGINPARAPRNYTLLDFRMYIRDIFSLPPDSVGIPYKAAAASNNNATVDGEKRKPRLMLINRGHNRKFVNIPEIADGARAAGFEVVVVEPRRDLRLEEFSRAVDSCDVLMGAHGAGLTNFFFLRTGAAMLQVVPWGHMEYSAMIFYGVQAKEMGLRDVEYSITAEESTLYEKYGKDHPAVSDPESIHKQGWQLGMKYYWLEQDIRLNITRFAPTLHQLLRTLGE; this is encoded by the exons ATGGTTACCGAGTCCTCGTCGACGACGATGCCGTCCGCGAAGGGCGTGGCGAGAACGCTGGCTCAGCACCACCAGGCCGTGGTCGGGTTcctcttcgccttcttcgtcatcCTTGTGCTCTACACCACGGTGTCTGGCCAGTTCGGGTGGACGAACACCATTG TAGTACTGCAGTCCACGCCGGCCGAACAGAATGCCagggcttctcctcctccacggccgtcGTCGCCAGCCTCGGCGCCTAATAATTCTGCAAAAG ATATTATTGTGCACAAGGACGACGTAAACAAGACCATGGGGGGAGAACATACCCAAGACAATGTACCTGGAACCGACAAGAATAACAAGACTGATGCAAACTTCG ATAACATGCAAGCTAATAGAACGGAGCAGTCAGGCGGTCAACCAGTAAATAATACTATTACTAACGTAAGTGACAAGATGAAGGAGGAGGAGCTCATTCGGCAAGAACTCGATCAGGACGACGATAAGGATGAAACAAACGTCAAAATAG GTGCTCCAGTTCCGCGCAAGCCCATCTGCGACCTGTCCGACCCAAGGTACGACATCTGCGAGATCATCGGCGACGCCCGTGCCACCAACCGGACCGTCCTCTATGTGCCGCCGCCCGCCGAGCGTACCGCCGACGGCCAGGAGTGGGCCATCAAGGACCAGTCCCGCAAGCACCTGGAGTACATCAAGAAGGTCACGGTCCGGTCCCTGAGCGCCGAGCAGTCCCTGGCGGCGCCGGAGTGCACCTCCCGACACGCCGTCCCGGCCGTCGTCTTCGCCATGAACGGTCTCACCTCCAACCCGTGGCACGACTTCAGCGACGTGCTCGTCCCGCTCTTCATCACCGCGCGCGCCTTCGACGGCGAGGTCCAGTTCCTCGTCACCGACCTCCAGCCCTGGTTCGTCGACAAGTACCGCCTCATCCTCGCCAACCTCTCCCGCTACGACGTCGTCGACTTCGACAGGGACGCCGGCGTCCGCTGCTACCCGCGCGTCGTCGTCGGGCTACGCAGCCACCGCGACCTCGGCATCAACCCGGCGCGCGCGCCGCGCAACTACACGCTGCTCGACTTCCGCATGTACATCCGGGACATATTCTCGCTGCCGCCCGACAGCGTCGGCATCCCGtacaaggccgccgccgccagcaacaATAACGCAACCGTCGACGGCGAGAAACGGAAGCCGCGGCTCATGCTCATCAACCGCGGCCACAACAGGAAGTTCGTCAACATTCCGGAGATCGCCGACGGGGCGCGGGCGGCCGGGTTCGAGGTCGTCGTCGTGGAGCCGCGCCGCGACCTGAGGCTGGAAGAGTTCTCCCGGGCGGTGGACTCGTGCGACGTGCTCATGGGCGCGCACGGGGCCGGCCTCAccaacttcttcttcctccgcaccGGCGCGGCCATGCTGCAGGTGGTGCCGTGGGGGCACATGGAGTACTCGGCCATGATCTTCTACGGCGTGCAGGCCAAGGAGATGGGGCTGCGGGACGTGGAGTACAGCATCACCGCCGAGGAGAGCACGCTGTATGAGAAATACGGCAAGGATCACCCGGCGGTCAGCGATCCGGAGTCAATCCATAAGCAGGGCTGGCAGCTTGGCATGAAGTACTACTGGCTGGAGCAGGACATCAGGCTCAACATCACCAGATTTGCTCCCACGCTGCACCAGCTGCTCAGGACACTCGGGGAATAG